One window of Methanobacterium alkalithermotolerans genomic DNA carries:
- a CDS encoding ArsR/SmtB family transcription factor: MTENSFDEMDIEAILDVMGCRTRREIITLLREEPRFVSQISKELEIGQKAIIEHLRAMESLGILRSSFKKIERGRPRKYYDMSRDITVNIIINQTSFEVDITEKALSRKQLPSGEEWSKLLNIEKRIRMGQWEAIEELKSLIRLYETLKKRAEDLLLEIEGSKDD, encoded by the coding sequence ATGACTGAAAATTCATTTGATGAGATGGATATAGAGGCCATACTTGATGTTATGGGCTGCCGTACAAGGCGTGAAATAATTACTCTTTTAAGAGAAGAACCTAGATTCGTGAGCCAAATATCTAAAGAGCTTGAAATTGGACAAAAAGCAATTATAGAACATTTAAGAGCTATGGAATCTCTTGGAATTCTCAGGTCTTCTTTCAAAAAGATTGAAAGGGGCAGGCCCCGTAAGTATTATGACATGTCCCGGGATATTACTGTGAACATAATCATTAATCAGACTTCATTTGAAGTGGATATTACTGAAAAAGCCCTGAGCAGGAAACAACTTCCTTCAGGTGAAGAGTGGTCAAAACTACTCAACATAGAAAAAAGAATACGTATGGGGCAATGGGAAGCTATAGAAGAATTAAAAAGCCTAATAAGATTATATGAAACTCTAAAAAAAAGAGCAGAAGATCTTTTATTGGAAATTGAAGGTTCTAAGGATGATTAA
- a CDS encoding nucleotide exchange factor GrpE: MWDDKDIKKLKAELKEKESLIEEKDSALQEALVQIEEMEKKLKKNEEELNKEEEKSSEYYSQLQRIHADFDNYKKHSAKQHAHTIDYATEGLILKILDVYQDFERALESCQTEKDLREGLELIYSKLKTILEKEGLKEIPAQGEKFDPFKHEALMAEDHSEFENGMVIDELSKGYILKDKVIKYSMVKVCKKNDS, from the coding sequence ATGTGGGACGATAAGGATATAAAAAAACTCAAAGCTGAATTAAAAGAAAAAGAATCTCTTATAGAAGAAAAAGATAGCGCCCTTCAAGAAGCACTGGTCCAGATAGAAGAAATGGAAAAAAAGCTAAAAAAAAATGAAGAAGAGCTTAATAAAGAAGAAGAAAAAAGTTCAGAATATTATTCTCAATTACAAAGGATACATGCAGATTTTGATAATTATAAAAAACATTCTGCAAAACAACACGCCCATACCATTGATTACGCAACTGAAGGACTTATTTTAAAAATTCTGGATGTTTATCAGGATTTTGAACGTGCTTTAGAGAGTTGTCAAACTGAAAAAGACCTTAGAGAAGGATTAGAACTAATTTACAGCAAACTTAAAACTATACTGGAAAAGGAAGGATTAAAAGAAATACCTGCTCAGGGTGAAAAATTCGATCCATTTAAACATGAAGCATTAATGGCAGAAGATCATTCTGAATTTGAAAATGGTATGGTTATAGATGAATTAAGTAAAGGATACATCTTAAAAGATAAGGTAATTAAATATTCCATGGTTAAAGTTTGTAAAAAAAATGATTCTTAA
- the dnaK gene encoding molecular chaperone DnaK — MANKKEKIIGIDLGTSNSAAAVLVGGKPTMVPAAEGASQYGKAFPSYVAFTDDGQRLVGEPARRQAVTNPENTISAIKRSMGTSRKVNIKGKEYTPQEISAFILQKIKKDAESFLGEEVKKAVITVPAYFDDNQRTATKDAGTIAGLDVVRLVNEPTAASLAYGIDREEDEELEILVFDFGGGTLDVTIMDFGGGVFEVRSTSGDTKLGGTDMDNAIMKYLADEFKKETGIDLMVDDQAVQRLREAAEKAKIELSTTLTTEINLPFITVAADGPKNLIQTLSRAKLEELVNPIIKKCSGPMEQALADAKMSKSDVDKIILVGGPTRMPVVQKFVEDFVGKPVERGIDPMECVAMGAAIQGGVLAGEIKDLVLLDVTPLSLGIETMGGVATKLIERNTTIPAKKSQIFSTAADNQTSVDIHVLQGERPMAADNSTLGRFQLVGIPPAPRGIPQIEVSFDIDANGIMNVSAKDMGTGKEQAITITAPNKLSDDEIEQKVKEAEIHAEEDKKKQEEIEVRNNADSMIYTSEKTLEELGDKVDSDKKESVEKLVAELREMVAGDDIPAIKAKTEELTKLVQEIGAAIYQQAQQEQAQQQGEAGSQEEPKTEDEPIDADYEVKD, encoded by the coding sequence ATGGCAAATAAAAAAGAAAAAATTATTGGTATTGATTTAGGAACAAGTAACTCTGCAGCTGCCGTTCTGGTAGGGGGGAAACCAACCATGGTTCCTGCTGCAGAAGGTGCATCCCAGTATGGTAAAGCTTTCCCCAGTTACGTGGCATTTACTGACGATGGTCAGAGGTTAGTAGGAGAACCAGCCCGAAGACAGGCAGTTACTAACCCCGAAAATACCATCAGTGCCATTAAGAGGAGTATGGGAACCAGCCGTAAGGTAAATATAAAAGGTAAAGAATACACTCCCCAGGAAATTTCCGCATTTATCCTGCAAAAAATAAAAAAAGACGCTGAAAGTTTCTTAGGAGAAGAAGTTAAAAAAGCAGTGATTACCGTACCTGCTTATTTTGATGATAACCAGAGGACTGCTACTAAAGATGCAGGTACCATAGCTGGTCTGGATGTGGTGAGACTGGTAAATGAACCTACTGCAGCCAGTTTAGCATATGGTATTGACCGGGAAGAGGATGAAGAATTAGAAATCCTTGTATTTGATTTTGGAGGAGGTACTCTTGATGTTACCATAATGGACTTTGGAGGAGGAGTTTTTGAAGTTCGATCCACCAGTGGTGATACTAAATTAGGTGGAACCGATATGGATAACGCCATTATGAAGTACCTGGCTGATGAATTCAAAAAGGAAACTGGTATTGACCTCATGGTAGATGACCAGGCTGTGCAAAGGCTAAGGGAAGCTGCAGAAAAAGCAAAAATAGAATTATCCACCACCCTCACTACCGAAATAAACCTTCCCTTTATTACGGTAGCAGCTGATGGTCCTAAAAACTTAATTCAGACTTTAAGTCGGGCAAAACTGGAAGAATTGGTTAACCCCATCATTAAAAAATGTTCCGGGCCCATGGAACAGGCTTTAGCTGATGCTAAAATGAGTAAATCTGATGTGGATAAAATCATTCTGGTAGGTGGACCTACCCGTATGCCTGTAGTTCAGAAATTTGTGGAAGACTTTGTAGGAAAACCTGTAGAACGTGGAATTGACCCTATGGAATGTGTGGCCATGGGTGCTGCTATTCAAGGTGGAGTGCTGGCTGGAGAAATTAAAGATCTGGTTTTACTGGATGTTACCCCCTTATCTTTGGGTATAGAAACCATGGGAGGAGTAGCCACCAAGCTGATAGAAAGGAATACCACCATACCTGCTAAAAAGAGTCAGATATTTTCCACAGCAGCTGATAATCAAACATCAGTAGATATTCATGTCCTTCAGGGTGAAAGACCTATGGCTGCCGATAATTCTACTCTGGGTAGATTCCAGTTAGTGGGAATACCCCCGGCCCCTCGAGGTATCCCTCAGATTGAAGTGAGTTTTGATATTGATGCTAATGGTATCATGAATGTATCTGCCAAAGACATGGGAACCGGTAAAGAACAGGCCATTACCATTACTGCACCTAATAAATTATCTGACGATGAAATAGAACAAAAAGTCAAAGAAGCAGAAATACATGCTGAAGAGGATAAGAAGAAACAGGAAGAAATCGAAGTGCGTAACAATGCAGATTCCATGATCTACACTTCTGAAAAGACCCTGGAAGAACTGGGAGATAAAGTGGATTCTGATAAAAAAGAGTCTGTAGAAAAATTAGTGGCAGAGCTTCGAGAAATGGTAGCTGGAGATGATATTCCAGCCATAAAAGCCAAAACAGAAGAGTTAACCAAATTGGTACAGGAAATAGGTGCCGCCATATACCAGCAAGCTCAGCAAGAACAGGCTCAACAGCAGGGTGAAGCAGGATCACAAGAAGAACCTAAAACTGAAGATGAACCTATTGACGCCGATTATGAGGTTAAGGATTAA
- the dnaJ gene encoding molecular chaperone DnaJ, whose amino-acid sequence MVEKRDYYEVLGVDKGSDKKEIKKAYRKLAMKYHPDVSDDAEAADKFKEISEAYAVLSDEEKRSTYDQFGHSGMNGFSQEDIFNNINFDDIFRGFGFDVGNIFDIFGFGGGHRQGPQRGRDVYYDMEIALEDAAAGLETDIQVPHTKTCPVCDGSRAEPGTGTRQCENCGGSGQVRQINNTFLGQMVNIRPCPTCQGEGNIVEEPCKNCHGQGIVKQTSSIHIKIPPGVETGSRLRVPGEGEVGPHNGPPGDLYVMITVKDHKLFQREGANLYYEKQISFVQAALGDNVEIPTLERPVDFKIPSGTQSGTTFRLKGQGMPHLRWSGKGNLYVKVKVVTPRKLNPKQKELLQEFADISGDEIKSDDKGFFDKVKDAISH is encoded by the coding sequence ATGGTAGAAAAGCGTGATTATTATGAGGTTCTGGGCGTAGATAAAGGATCCGATAAAAAAGAGATAAAAAAGGCCTATAGAAAACTGGCTATGAAGTATCATCCAGATGTAAGTGATGATGCTGAAGCAGCAGATAAATTCAAAGAAATCAGTGAAGCCTATGCTGTACTATCTGATGAAGAAAAAAGAAGTACTTATGATCAGTTTGGACACTCCGGGATGAATGGATTTTCCCAGGAAGATATTTTCAATAACATCAACTTTGATGATATTTTCCGGGGTTTTGGATTTGATGTTGGAAATATTTTTGATATTTTTGGATTTGGAGGGGGTCACCGGCAGGGACCGCAAAGAGGTAGAGATGTCTACTATGACATGGAAATAGCTCTTGAAGACGCAGCTGCCGGTTTAGAAACCGATATTCAGGTCCCTCATACTAAAACCTGTCCGGTCTGTGATGGTTCCCGGGCTGAGCCCGGTACCGGTACCCGTCAATGTGAAAATTGTGGTGGAAGCGGGCAGGTACGGCAAATAAACAACACCTTCCTGGGTCAGATGGTAAATATACGCCCCTGTCCTACCTGTCAGGGGGAAGGAAATATTGTGGAAGAACCATGCAAAAACTGTCATGGGCAGGGAATTGTAAAACAAACCAGTAGTATCCATATCAAAATACCCCCAGGTGTTGAAACCGGTTCCCGATTAAGAGTACCTGGTGAAGGAGAAGTGGGACCCCATAATGGTCCTCCTGGTGATCTTTATGTTATGATAACTGTAAAAGATCACAAATTATTCCAGAGAGAAGGGGCCAATCTGTACTATGAAAAACAAATAAGCTTTGTCCAGGCCGCTCTGGGAGATAATGTGGAAATTCCCACTTTGGAAAGACCAGTTGATTTCAAAATACCCTCAGGAACCCAAAGTGGAACTACCTTTAGATTGAAAGGTCAGGGAATGCCCCATCTACGTTGGAGCGGTAAAGGAAATCTTTATGTGAAAGTTAAGGTTGTTACTCCCCGTAAACTAAATCCCAAACAGAAGGAGTTATTGCAGGAATTTGCAGATATTAGTGGGGATGAAATAAAAAGTGATGATAAAGGATTCTTTGACAAGGTTAAGGATGCCATCAGTCATTGA
- a CDS encoding DUF2769 domain-containing protein: MTENDDKKLVVPPTQENKQKCLCPDCPSYNQCMQDKGEVLFCSSGATSCELEKWGCPCVRCPVQLEYHNIGLFYSEKGALKK, translated from the coding sequence ATGACTGAAAATGATGATAAAAAGTTGGTGGTGCCCCCTACTCAGGAGAATAAACAAAAATGCCTTTGTCCGGATTGCCCCTCCTATAACCAGTGCATGCAGGATAAGGGAGAAGTTTTATTTTGCAGTTCTGGTGCAACCAGCTGTGAGCTGGAAAAATGGGGTTGTCCCTGTGTAAGATGTCCAGTGCAGTTAGAATATCATAATATTGGTTTATTTTACAGCGAAAAAGGGGCTCTAAAGAAATAA
- the map gene encoding type II methionyl aminopeptidase translates to MLESYEKAGEIVSEVRDDAVKLIKDGMPVIDLINFVESQIIERGGAPAFPCNVSINEITAHYSSPFNDKLLIEAGDLLKLDLGAHINGYIADTATSILVPGYEELNKEEYPEEKVHHHEKMIDASHEALLNAISTIKDGVEVGKIGAVVEETIKSHGFNPVANLTGHSMDQWILHSGLSIPNVKEKNSHKLEEGDVLAIEPFATDGVGLVTDLTPTYIFRFLRDRPLRMVYAQKVLKTIKSQYKVLPFSPRWLTPGFDEKRLNAAMRLLIQSRAIYPYHVLREKTGAWVSQSEHTVIVEKEGCQIITE, encoded by the coding sequence ATGTTAGAATCTTATGAAAAAGCCGGTGAAATCGTCTCAGAAGTAAGAGATGACGCAGTTAAACTAATTAAAGATGGGATGCCAGTTATAGATTTGATAAATTTTGTAGAAAGTCAGATAATTGAACGGGGCGGGGCACCTGCTTTCCCATGTAATGTTTCAATTAATGAAATAACTGCCCATTATAGCTCTCCTTTTAATGATAAATTGTTGATCGAAGCAGGTGATCTACTTAAATTAGACCTGGGAGCCCATATTAATGGTTACATTGCAGATACAGCTACCAGTATTCTGGTTCCAGGATATGAAGAATTAAATAAAGAGGAATACCCGGAAGAAAAAGTTCATCACCATGAAAAAATGATTGATGCTTCTCATGAAGCACTGCTAAATGCCATCAGTACCATAAAAGACGGAGTTGAAGTGGGAAAAATTGGTGCAGTGGTGGAAGAAACCATTAAAAGTCACGGATTTAATCCGGTGGCCAATTTAACCGGCCATAGTATGGACCAATGGATACTGCACTCTGGTTTGTCCATACCAAATGTAAAGGAAAAGAATAGCCATAAGCTAGAGGAAGGGGATGTTCTGGCCATTGAACCATTTGCCACCGACGGGGTAGGATTAGTTACTGATTTAACACCCACCTACATATTCCGGTTTTTAAGAGATCGGCCTTTACGTATGGTTTATGCTCAAAAAGTGTTAAAAACAATTAAATCACAGTACAAAGTTCTCCCCTTTAGTCCGCGCTGGTTGACTCCTGGTTTTGATGAAAAAAGATTAAATGCAGCCATGCGACTGTTAATTCAGTCCCGGGCAATATATCCCTATCACGTTTTAAGAGAGAAAACCGGGGCCTGGGTAAGTCAGAGTGAACATACAGT